One genomic region from Anopheles bellator chromosome 2, idAnoBellAS_SP24_06.2, whole genome shotgun sequence encodes:
- the LOC131207189 gene encoding uncharacterized protein LOC131207189: MNCASLCVMPGSMCLLVLLADSGRGAEIAPVTSDKPHHTGTTPDPASQLGPATFPPPAVDGNSSTDAVIPSVRPPSAYELRRQQLLEDPDSFSENDLQPIRETHVNVLHEAIDAKLIDQSFIRTLAAVSEPPKVHDAKRDTLTIRSIVEDLNFTIGEQVGQWKTISPKNAKRHVVVGLTETSLLVVEEQPDGGVYSVKQELVLESPPIAFEVLTLWDTEQASAVGCVVVSMGNFLVWYTMREADGHQLAEEWRWPLHKTITQIKFFRQQDVDALLLIGRHPNRDESVSATVYEFSFNARQFWLMQKHGLAWPCPSVGLVVAGEEYLVAFPQNSTVEIYTFRVGDQNRRRFTLVGNYTSEELRSVYAFQIGRYSYIAISGKSPAVLRYKQGKFYAQKIPTESLEIVEAFFEIPARTFRDDMILLVQHRMIFDTHEVQRLEALVWNGVSFDLATNIPCMVENEIIDHEASCMLDPDRSDGLFGATIVQRGKAISIIVPRHQAHASLYHLTIELLSGEHPILMKIQEIKETMEAFTKIIDHQNAVIEQTESFVAMMESDPVVLKRQQLRTVETPHVRFADGYDLSATTLTIGHNTWREADLTVDLGATVKMVQQIETSVDAMLAELKYSVRRDARSHDLPINGTVEVQGKLYVDGALHADDMYIQRFEQPQESGHARFIRDADEPPLKELHLKELSVEQLYFDYFNGVPATDLVYNVDGKVQLDGELVVVGDLYTNNVILPDGGTVNGMDLSETLVYFNCKNRRWKNLTFESLEVVDDIHVAESINGAHIDLKQAESSLRSAVDEHVRVLRTKSLDIEGDLTFERINGIPWQAFLDGLIFKNTPLRLRQLYVQGNVTFGSDATVQFLNGLRFPDDYILTEGRRETIVTGQKWFKGPLTMDAVDIDGFVNGINPFDFITLYEDQYIPGNVAFESLEVEESLDVRGTVRGKHMDQFLDNPSLVQTKTLEASCEFNELVVNGPIYIDELNGYDLDDFLQNVVYDDEPYVEINASKHYRNLRFIEPIRVDSNMLGEIHLDELLTKSTDQTLNISMIVGNVFFNRVQADGLFGGNNVTDWDTNSIKVFGDQHTEATLEFCSDYSLLYAKQLDIVGSLNGVPASGFYDIDEEVVIKDQSVHVGELYSNSMKLTYSSVNGKAKMLNGVHLPTFDANRFSLSKSQHFNHDVYIDTLYVSKSLSAYYLNGYDLSRLQENVEAYLNDDFMLGGRHMIDTIHIDGDLEIGTLNGIDFAHFLDNVIWLDRPNAVPGLLEFEQPLTVNGDLILEGRLNKIPFNDFLADVVYKSDGVIEFAGPKLFTHGFDVRGNLNASTINNAPVTDFVLKNDAVSLTGDAVTLGRVYVKELIVSDTINGKSFEPVQKYYAYDNQTDTHIVKGDLYLGGFQMIHHLEALGGWNELTNVSQKLASLIRTDQDYHFKGRYAFNNEVHFKYGFTVDFLNGYNVSNVHNEIVYYDQREPIVFGKEANFLGKVRAEQVHVQGDLIGKDLQGIDPDEFAKRTLLTNRDYEILEKVVFEPGAFSCDNLNATYINGLPTKDLITLHTEQTIEHSVYVREIIVNHPLSVAGLVNGRDLRTERQNTVMRYGDQVIEAPSVFSFVRVLNNLTLPAILNGVPYSEPVQLAPEMTISSPISFYQIATEEAYTEDTIGGIHFDQWYDQCLWTDGRKHQHYLGQIRARKVVFRSSIIGNGTINGHPISVIAQRLRSEKQHAESALSKHRSQYRAACRETQTLINGTQQGTYFFNYFVQRQTINEQRDIQSFWTFEQHGNHFLGVNYGCESKFFQWNPHDRLFVALFETGTGHIFEWQTLTSENEGDGSGSIHLITRSTPHDQACTVGGLSLWKFKGLSLELVKNFPDKDVDSLLVDAVRARDRFYALERTTVQEYDLLGNVTDEWNLSKIFETAAFLPNSLNIGLALADGKRIAVLERNESAPPIRRKRSNEDPQVNLALFALPYNMYDHMQRNHTNHRVEDNTYGVQHDSDLPEDAPVLTQPDPLNEIGSVQESNETIIQTRQSSPDVREPTLATDLEPRIAKEVPFGRIRTTENQHFPDSATGEVLSFQVGLRGEQRHTLVAVTQTLQTTIKGKHDSVRIYSDILQGHIYQIIPSYRPGQLAVLEIRDETILAFLEHGQKVQLYTYRGRKGFVHWNSFNLASAGVQMAAVRLPQAQFFKCKLHYLAIALSSRELVFLKAKTQGDCGINLQLDCGTGD; this comes from the exons ATGAACTGTGCATCGCTGTGCGTTATGCCCGGTTCCATGTGTCTCCTCGTGCTC TTGGCAGACAGCGGCCGTGGAGCTGAAATCGCACCCGTAACGAGCGACAAACCACATCACACTGGGACTACGCCGGACCCCGCTTCACAGCTTGGTCCGGCAACGTTTCCTCCTCCCGCAGTCGATGGAAACTCGAGTACCGACGCGGTGATTCCGTCGGTGCGACCACCTTCCGCTTACGAACTgcgccggcagcagctgctAGAAGATCCGGACAGCTTCAGCGAGAACGATCTGCAGCCCATCCGGGAGACGCACGTTAACGTGCTACACGAAGCGATCGACGCGAAGCTAATCGACCAGAGCTTCATTCGGACGCTGGCTGCCGTGTCGGAACCACCGAAGGTGCACGATGCCAAACGGGACACGCTGACCATTCGGTCGATTGTCGAGGATCTGAACTTTACGATCGGCGAGCAGGTGGGGCAATGGAAAACGATAAGCCCGAAGAACGCCAAACGGCACGTGGTCGTTGGCTTAACGGAGACCAgcttgctggtggtggaggagcAGCCCGATGGTGGAGTGTACAGCGTGAAACAGGAGCTGGTGCTAGAGTCTCCCCCGATCGCGTTCGAGGTGTTGACCCTGTGGGACACGGAACAGGCGTCCGCGGTCGGCTGTGTCGTGGTATCGATGGGCAACTTTCTCGTGTGGTACACGATGCGAGAGGCAGACGGCCATCAGCTGGCGGAGGAATGGCGCTGGCCACTGCACAAAACCATCACCCAGATTAAGTTCTTTCGCCAGCAGGACGTCgatgcgctgctgctgatcgggcGCCATCCGAACCGCGACGAGTCCGTCTCGGCCACGGTGTACGAGTTTTCGTTCAACGCGCGGCAGTTCTGGCTGATGCAGAAGCACGGTCTGGCCTGGCCGTGCCCTTCCGttgggctggtggtggccggcgaggAGTATCTGGTAGCGTTTCCGCAGAATTCAACCGTCGAAATCTACACCTTCCGGGTGGGGGACCAGAACCGGCGCCGGTTCACTTTGGTCGGGAACTACACCTCGGAGGAACTGCGCTCGGTGTACGCGTTCCAGATCGGGCGCTACTCGTACATCGCCATCAGCGGGAAGTCGCCGGCCGTGTTGCGCTACAAACAGGGCAAGTTTTACGCACAAAAGATACCCACCGAGTCGCTCGAGATCGTGGAGGCCTTCTTTGAAATACCGGCGCGCACATTCCGGGACGACATGATCCTGCTGGTGCAACACCGGATGATCTTCGACACGCACGAGGTGCAGCGCCTGGAGGCGCTCGTCTGGAACGGCGTGTCGTTCGATTTGGCCACCAACATTCCGTGCATGGTGGAGAACGAAATCATCGACCACGAGGCGAGCTGCATGCTTGATCCCGACCGGAGCGACGGGCTGTTCGGGGCGACGATCGTCCAACGGGGTAAAGCCATCTCGATTATCGTACCGCGACACCAGGCGCACGCCAGCCTGTACCATCTCACGATCGAGCTCCTCTCCGGCGAGCACCCGATCCTGATGAAGATCCAGGAGATCAAGGAAACGATGGAAGCGTTCACGAAGATTATCGACCACCAGAACGCGGTCATCGAACAGACAGAATCGTTCGTCGCAATGATGGAAAGTGATCCGGTGGTTCTCAAGCGGCAACAGCTACGAACGGTGGAAACGCCCCACGTTCGGTTTGCCGATGGGTACGACCTGTCCGCGACGACGCTCACGATCGGTCACAATACCTGGCGCGAGGCAGATTTGACGGTCGATTTGGGGGCCACCGTGAAAATGGTGCAGCAGATCGAAACAAGTGTGGACGCGATGCTGGCCGAGCTCAAGTATAGCGTACGGCGAGAcgcacgatcgcacgatcTGCCCATCAACGGCACCGTAGAGGTGCAGGGCAAGCTGTACGTTGACGGAGCACTCCATGCGGACGATATGTACATCCAGCGATTCGAGCAGCCCCAGGAGAGCGGTCACGCACGATTTATTCGGGACGCCGATGAGCCACCTCTGAAGGAACTCCATCTGAAGGAACTGTCGGTGGAGCAGCTCTACTTTGACTACTTCAACGGTGTGCCGGCCACGGACCTGGTGTATAACGTCGACGGAAAGGTCCAACTCGACGgcgagctggtggtggtcggtgacCTCTACACGAACAACGTGATCCTTCCGGACGGTGGTACGGTCAACGGGATGGACCTGAGCGAGACGCTGGTTTATTTTAACTGCAAAAATAGAAGATGGAAAAATTTAACATTCGAATCGCTCGAGGTGGTCGACGATATACACGTCGCGGAGAGCATTAATGGTGCGCACATCGATTTGAAGCAGGCAGAATCGTCACTCAGAAGTGCGGTCGATGAGCACGTGCGGGTGCTGCGCACGAAAAGCCTCGACATCGAGGGTGACCTCACGTTCGAACGCATCAACGGCATCCCGTGGCAAGCGTTCCTCGATGGGCTCATCTTCAAAAACACCCCATTGCGGTTGCGCCAACTATACGTGCAAGGG AATGTAACCTTCGGGAGTGACGCTACCGTACAGTTCCTAAATGGGCTACGCTTCCCGGACGACTACATACTAACGGAGGGCCGTCGGGAAACGATCGTTACTGGTCAGAAGTGGTTCAAAGGACCTCTGA CGATGGATGCGGTTGATATCGATGGTTTCGTGAACGGCATCAATCCGTTCGATTTCATTACGCTCTACGAGGACCAGTACATTCCGGGCAACGTGGCGTTCGAGTCGCTAGAAGTGGAGGAATCTCTCGACGTGCGTGGTACGGTGCGGGGAAAACACATGGACCAGTTCCTAGACAACCCATCGTTGGTGCAAACGAAAACACTCGAAGCATCGTGCGAGTTCAACGAACTCGTTGTTAATGGGCCAATCTACATAGACGAGCTTAATGGGTACGATTTGGATGACTTCCTGCAGAACGTGGtctacgacgacgagccgTACGTCGAGATAAACGCATCGAAGCACTACCGAAACCTGCGGTTCATCGAGCCGATACGCGTCGACTCCAACATGCTGGGCGAGATCCATCTGGACGAGTTGCTCACGAAAAGCACCGACCAGACGCTCAATATTAGCATGATCGTAGGGAACGTGTTTTTCAACCGGGTACAGGCGGATGGTCTATTCGGGGGCAACAACGTGACCGACTGGGATACGAATTCGATCAAGGTATTTGGCGATCAGCACACGGAAGCGACGTTGGAGTTTTGCTCGGATTACTCCTTGCTATATGCAAAGCAGCTAGACATTGTTGGCAGCCTGAACGGTGTACCAGCCAGTGGGTTCTACGATATCGATGAAGAGGTGGTCATCAAGGATCAATCCGTTCATGTGGGGGAGCTGTACAGTAACAGCATGAAGCTGACGTACAGTTCTGTCAACGGCAAAGCGAAGATGTTGAACGGCGTTCACTTGCCAACGTTCGACGCAAACCGATTCAGCCTGAGTAAGTCACAGCACTTTAACCACGACGTTTACATTGACACGCTCTACGTGAGTAAGTCACTGTCCGCGTACTACCTCAACGGGTACGATCTATCGCGGCTTCAGGAAAACGTCGAGGCGTATCTGAACGATGACTTCATGCTCGGCGGACGGCACATGATTGATACAATTCACATCGACGGAGATTTAGAGATCGGTACACTGAACGGGATTGACTTTGCCCACTTCCTGGACAACGTCATTTGGCTGGATCGACCGAACGCAGTGCCAGGCTTGCTGGAGTTCGAACAGCCGTTGACCGTAAACGGCGACCTGATCCTCGAGGGCAGGCTAAACAAGATACCTTTCAACGATTTTCTCGCGGACGTAGTGTACAAGAGTGACGGCGTGATCGAGTTCGCGGGCCCGAAACTGTTCACGCACGGATTCGACGTAAGAGGTAACCTTAACGCGTCCACCATCAACAACGCGCCGGTAACGGATTTCGTCCTTAAGAATGATGCTGTGTCCCTCACCGGTGACGCCGTTACGCTGGGAAGAGTGTACGTAAAGGAGCTGATCGTGAGCGACACGATCAACGGGAAGTCGTTCGAACCGGTGCAAAAGTACTACGCGTACGACAACCAAACCGATACGCACATCGTCAAGGGAGACCTGTACCTGGGCGGATTCCAAATGATCCACCACCTGGAGGCGCTCGGTGGCTGGAACGAGTTGACCAATGTGTCGCAGAAACTGGCGTCGCTTATACGCACCGATCAGGACTATCACTTCAAGGGGCGCTACGCTTTCAACAATGAGGTCCACTTTAAATACGGATTCACAGTCGACTTTCTGAACGGGTACAATGTGTCCAATGTGCACAACGAAATTGTGTACTACGACCAGCGGGAACCGATCGTGTTCGGCAAGGAAGCCAACTTCCTCGGGAAGGTTCGGGCCGAACAAGTCCACGTTCAAGGTGACCTTATTGGGAAAGATCTGCAGGGCATCGATCCGGATGAGTTTGCTAAGCGAACTCTTCTGACAAACAGAGATTACGAAATTCTAG aaAAAGTCGTCTTCGAACCGGGTGCCTTCAGTTGCGACAACCTGAACGCAACGTATATCAACGGTTTGCCGACGAAGGATCTCATCACTCTGCACACGGAACAAACGATAGAGCATTCGGTTTACGTTCGAGAAATTATTGTAAACCATCCACTGAGCGTCGCGGGACTCGTCAATGGAAGGGATCTTCGCACGGAACGCCAGAATACGGTGATG CGATACGGCGATCAAGTTATTGAGGCTCCATCGGTGTTCAGCTTTGTACGTGTGCTGAACAATCTTACTCTTCCGGCGATCCTCAACGGTGTGCCGTATAGTGAACCGGTACAGCTGGCACCCGAAATGACCATATCTTCACCGATTAGCTTCTACCAGATCGCCACCGAGGAGGCGTACACTGAGGACACCATAGGAGGAATTCACTTTGACCAGTGGTACGATCAGTGCCTGTGGACCGACGGTCGCAAGCACCAGCACTACCTCGGCCAGATCCGCGCTCGAAAGGTCGTGTTTCGTAGTTCCATCATCGGGAACGGCACGATCAATGGGCATCCGATAAGCGTCATTGCACAGCGGCTTCGGTCGGAAAAGCAGCACGCGGAGAGTGCACTTTCGAAGCATCGGTCACAGTACCGTGCCGCGTGtcgcgaaacacaaacactcatCAACGGTACCCAGCAAGGAACGTACTTCTTCAACTACTTCGTGCAGCGCCAAACCATCAACGAGCAGCGCGACATTCAATCGTTCTGGACCTTCGAACAGCACGGCAACCACTTCCTGGGGGTCAATTATGGGTGCGAAAGTAAATTCTTCCAGTGGAACCCACACGATCGGCTGTTTGTCGCCCTGTTCGAGACCGGCACGGGCCACATATTTGAGTGGCAAACGCTAACATCCGAGAATGAAGGCGACGGTAGCGGAAGCATCCATCTGATCACTCGGTCCACTCCGCACGACCAGGCGTGCACCGTCGGTGGACTTTCGCTCTGGAAGTTTAAGGGACTATCGCTGGAGTTGGTAAAGAACTTCCCCGACAAGGACGTTGACAGTTTGCTGGTCGATGCTgtccgggcccgggatcgGTTCTACGCACTGGAACGTACGACCGTCCAGGAGTACGATTTGCTGGGAAACGTGACCGATGAGTGGAATTTGTCGAAAATCTTTGAAACGGCAGCCTTTCTACCGAACAGTCTCAACATCGGACTGGCGCTTGCCGATGGCAAAAGGATCGCGGTGCTGGAACGTAATGAGTCCGCTCCTCCCATACGTCGGAAGCGATCGAACGAAGACCCTCAGGTGAATCTTGCTCTGTTTGCGTTGCCTTATAATATGTACGACCACATGCAGCGGAACCACACGAACCACCGGGTTGAAGATAACACCTACGGGGTGCAGCACGACAGTGACTTGCCAGAGGATGCACCCGTGCTCACGCAACCGGATCCACTGAACGAGATCGGATCGGTGCAGGAGAGTAACGAGACCATCATACAGACGCGCCAATCATCACCCGACGTTCGGGAGCCGACTTTGGCGACCGATCTGGAACCGCGGATAGCGAAGGAGGTGCCATTCGGGCGCATTAGGACAACGGAAAACCAGCACTTCCCTGattcggccaccggtgagGTGTTGAGCTTTCAGGTGGGCCTTCGGGGCGAGCAGCGGCACACGCTGGTCGCGGTCACGCAGACCCTCCAGACCACCATCAAGGGCAAGCACGATTCGGTGCGGATCTATAGCGATATCCTGCAGGGCCACATTTACCAAATCATTCCGAGCTACCGGCCCGGCCAGCTGGCGGTGCTGGAGATCCGCGACGAGACGATCCTGGCGTTCCTGGAGCACGGCCAGAAGGTGCAGCTGTACACGTACCGCGGGCGGAAAGGATTCGTTCACTGGAACAGCTTCAACCTGGCGTCGGCCGGCGTGCAGATGGCGGCCGTGCGCCTACCGCAGGCACAGTTCTTCAAGTGTAAGCTACACTATCTGGCGATCGCACTGAGCAGCCGCGAGCTGGTGTTCCTGAAGGCCAAAACGCAGGGTGACTGTGGCATCAATCTGCAGCTGGACTGCGGAACCGGCGATTAG